CAATTGATTTTGCTGCATATTGTATTCTGATACTCGAAGGAAAATATTCTGACTAAAATCCAGTCGCTCCTGCTCTACCGAAGTTTGAACCAAATCGGCATTACTTTCAGCCATTTTCACTTGTCCTTTTCGCATACCCCAATCCAAAATAGGCACTTCCAAACTGATGCTTAGCTGTTGCTGATCGCCGGGTTTGATATAAGAATCTCCTAATGTAAAAGCATTACCCATTAAACCAAAGACAGCATACAAATTAGCATTAAAGCCATTTTCCGATTTTGCTTTGTTAACACTTGCCCTAGATTCCAGCAATCGCTTTTCAAAATCAATAATTTCCGAACTATTGTTCATTGCTTGTTCCAGAGCAAATTCGTAATCAACTTTAGTAAATTTATCGGGTTTAGGCACCACTAAACGAATATTTTCATTGTCCTGCAAACGAAGAAAAGACTTTAAACGAAAAGATGCATTTTCCAATTCCAAATTAGCTTTTTCGAGTGCCGATTGCGCATTTAAAAAATTAAGCTCAAGCTGAAGTAAATCATTTTCGGCAATCTTACCTGAAACATATCTGCCTTGTGCTATTTTATATAAAGTGTCGTAATTTGAAACATTTATTTGAGCAACACGCTGGCTTACCTGTGCCAAAAGCAAATTAAAAAAGTAGTTTACCGAAGTTAAAGAAACCTCTTCTACCTTTTCCAAATAATTTCGTTTGGCCACTTTAAACTTCATCGGTTCAATTTGTTTATTCCATTTATATGGGTTAAAATTGAAAAGAGGCTGTCGGAATCCAATATTTATTGGAGTTGACAAATAATTATTTGTAACTAAAGTATCATAGAAATTATCTACTCTTTGCAAGCCGCTAGAAAGAAAAATGTTACCTCCCGTTAAACCAACAACCTTGTTCAAACGAAGATTACCCGAATAAGAAGTATAGCTTTGCTCAACATATGCCTCGG
The genomic region above belongs to Bacteroidales bacterium and contains:
- a CDS encoding TolC family protein, which translates into the protein MQTKIIAFIILFSLSFSLNTEAQLRNLTLEDVINIAKKQSPDALIAQHQLRASYWEFKTFKRSLLPSLSFDGTIPSINRAFKAYTSSTGTEAYVEQSYTSYSGNLRLNKVVGLTGGNIFLSSGLQRVDNFYDTLVTNNYLSTPINIGFRQPLFNFNPYKWNKQIEPMKFKVAKRNYLEKVEEVSLTSVNYFFNLLLAQVSQRVAQINVSNYDTLYKIAQGRYVSGKIAENDLLQLELNFLNAQSALEKANLELENASFRLKSFLRLQDNENIRLVVPKPDKFTKVDYEFALEQAMNNSSEIIDFEKRLLESRASVNKAKSENGFNANLYAVFGLMGNAFTLGDSYIKPGDQQQLSISLEVPILDWGMRKGQVKMAESNADLVQTSVEQERLDFSQNIFLRVSEYNMQQNQLVIAAKSDTVAAKSYTASKNRYLIGKISVTDLNIAQTEKDKATIAHIRALQTFWRNYFELRKMTLYDFDKQELLDVDFNQIFSD